In Bacillus toyonensis BCT-7112, a single window of DNA contains:
- a CDS encoding NAD(P)-dependent malic enzyme, with protein MLENQINERSLLLHKELVGKIEITSKVEVNTADDLSLTYTPGVAESCKAIAADEETAYDYTARGNMVAVVSDGTAVLGLGNIGPKAAMPVMEGKSILFKKFANVDAFPLCLGTTNVDEIVTLVKNLEPTFAGINLEDIAAPRCFEIEKRLKEETNIPVFHDDQHGTAIVVLAAVINALKVVSKQMDNVKIVINGAGSAGIAIGKLLLKAGAKHITLVSLEGIVCEGETWMNEAQIEVSKKTNREYVRGTLKEAIHQADIFIGVSAPNVLTKEFVKTMNEKAIVFAMANPIPEIFPEDALEAGAAVVGTGRSDYSNQVNNVLAFPGIFRGALDVRATDITEEMKLAAAYGIANIITDEERSANYVIPNPLDKRVVPNVAEAVAKAAIDSGVAQITKMPSYK; from the coding sequence ATGTTAGAAAATCAAATTAATGAAAGATCATTGTTATTGCATAAAGAGTTGGTAGGGAAAATTGAGATTACAAGTAAGGTAGAAGTTAATACAGCGGATGATTTAAGCCTGACTTATACACCAGGTGTAGCGGAGTCTTGTAAAGCAATTGCAGCAGATGAAGAAACAGCGTATGACTATACAGCAAGAGGGAATATGGTTGCAGTTGTTTCAGATGGAACAGCAGTACTTGGTTTAGGGAATATTGGACCGAAAGCGGCTATGCCTGTTATGGAAGGGAAAAGTATTTTATTTAAAAAGTTTGCGAATGTAGATGCTTTCCCGTTATGTTTAGGGACGACGAATGTGGATGAAATCGTTACCCTTGTGAAAAATTTAGAACCTACATTTGCAGGTATTAATTTAGAAGATATTGCAGCACCACGTTGCTTTGAAATTGAAAAACGATTAAAAGAAGAAACGAATATCCCTGTATTCCATGATGATCAACATGGAACAGCTATTGTCGTCTTAGCAGCTGTTATTAATGCATTAAAAGTTGTAAGTAAACAAATGGATAATGTGAAAATTGTTATTAACGGTGCGGGTTCGGCAGGAATTGCAATTGGAAAATTATTATTAAAAGCTGGTGCAAAACACATTACGTTAGTTAGCTTAGAAGGTATTGTTTGTGAAGGTGAAACATGGATGAACGAAGCGCAAATTGAAGTTTCAAAGAAGACAAATCGAGAATATGTGCGTGGAACATTAAAAGAAGCGATTCATCAGGCTGATATCTTTATTGGCGTATCTGCGCCTAACGTATTAACGAAAGAATTTGTAAAGACGATGAATGAGAAAGCGATTGTGTTTGCAATGGCAAATCCAATTCCAGAAATATTCCCAGAAGATGCATTAGAAGCTGGAGCTGCTGTAGTTGGAACTGGTCGTTCTGATTATTCAAATCAAGTAAATAATGTATTAGCGTTCCCTGGTATATTCCGTGGTGCTTTAGATGTACGCGCGACTGATATTACAGAAGAGATGAAATTAGCGGCAGCATATGGGATCGCTAACATAATTACGGACGAAGAGCGTAGTGCGAACTATGTAATTCCAAATCCATTAGATAAAAGAGTTGTTCCGAATGTTGCAGAAGCAGTAGCGAAAGCAGCCATAGATTCAGGTGTGGCACAAATTACGAAAATGCCAAGTTATAAATAG
- a CDS encoding DUF4871 domain-containing protein, translated as MKKIGTMLLFSFLITGCTQAQPDSKALKKEAIVTSSSQVNAPSFFHLSVLKDVNWEEAPSFVDGKIPLKGIERRIAIADTSIVANEQNEIMWYFLDPEIPTGNVSIIALKQGSVTPTPILYQQETSKQTWTTSNTIDSTTNELPLTISLPSSGLWVLNIYVNEKYYDQFVITVE; from the coding sequence ATGAAAAAAATCGGAACTATGCTACTTTTCTCCTTTCTCATCACTGGATGCACACAGGCTCAACCTGATTCAAAAGCACTAAAAAAAGAAGCCATAGTAACATCATCATCTCAGGTTAACGCACCTTCCTTTTTTCATCTTAGTGTTTTAAAAGATGTAAATTGGGAAGAAGCGCCCTCCTTCGTAGACGGAAAGATACCTTTAAAGGGGATTGAAAGAAGAATTGCAATTGCTGATACATCTATTGTCGCAAATGAACAAAATGAAATTATGTGGTACTTTCTAGATCCTGAAATACCAACTGGAAATGTATCTATTATCGCGCTAAAACAGGGATCTGTAACTCCAACACCAATACTCTATCAACAAGAAACTTCCAAACAAACTTGGACTACTTCAAATACAATCGATTCTACTACAAACGAACTCCCTCTCACTATATCGCTACCTTCATCCGGATTATGGGTATTAAATATATATGTGAATGAAAAATATTATGATCAATTTGTAATCACTGTTGAGTAA
- a CDS encoding DMT family transporter: protein MNKNRRIGLIMIITGATLWGLSGPMIQWLFQHTNVSSIDFLTIRLLLAGVFILSILLIKKQNIFQIWKHPRHSIQLIIFSILGMLGAQYAFIETVHISNAVTATLFQFLGPVLITMYVAFQKRKFPASIQLLAIITALTGTYFIITNGSIENIVLSKSAIIFGLLTAIGFAFYTLHPASLIKECGTTVVIGWGMLIGGIALLIYNRSFGWNQFSQTLTLKTFSMLILIIISGTLSFLLYIGSLKYLAATETSILSSIEPLVAAIVSITWLNESFGSYQLLGGVCIVLSVIFLTMPQKETEPTYTTEQI, encoded by the coding sequence ATGAACAAAAATAGACGTATTGGACTCATTATGATTATTACAGGAGCCACATTATGGGGATTATCTGGACCGATGATTCAATGGCTATTTCAACATACGAACGTATCATCAATTGATTTTTTAACAATTCGCTTGTTGCTTGCAGGAGTATTTATTTTGTCTATCTTACTAATAAAGAAACAAAACATATTTCAAATTTGGAAACATCCTAGACATTCTATACAGCTTATTATTTTCTCTATTCTTGGCATGCTCGGCGCGCAATATGCCTTTATCGAAACAGTTCATATTAGTAATGCTGTCACAGCAACACTCTTTCAATTTCTAGGCCCTGTTCTTATTACAATGTATGTTGCATTTCAGAAAAGAAAATTCCCTGCTTCTATACAACTACTTGCAATTATAACTGCGCTAACAGGAACATACTTTATTATTACAAATGGCTCAATCGAAAATATTGTTTTATCTAAATCAGCCATTATTTTCGGACTATTAACGGCAATTGGATTTGCATTTTATACCCTTCATCCAGCTTCTCTCATTAAAGAATGCGGAACAACTGTAGTAATTGGTTGGGGGATGTTAATCGGAGGAATTGCACTACTTATTTATAATCGTTCATTTGGATGGAATCAATTTTCACAAACTCTTACACTAAAAACTTTTTCTATGCTTATTCTTATCATTATTAGTGGGACCCTTTCTTTCCTTCTTTATATTGGTAGTCTTAAATATTTAGCAGCAACAGAAACAAGTATTTTATCTAGTATTGAACCACTTGTAGCAGCCATCGTTTCAATCACTTGGCTAAATGAATCGTTTGGATCATATCAATTATTAGGCGGCGTATGTATCGTTCTGTCTGTTATTTTTTTGACGATGCCTCAAAAAGAGACCGAGCCAACCTACACAACTGAACAAATATAA
- a CDS encoding PLP-dependent aminotransferase family protein — protein sequence MLELTPNLNMNSKKALYVQLYEYIKKEIKNGTILSFTKLPAKRKLATHLQVSKNTVEAAYEQLLAEGYIESISRKGYFVCKIEQMVHVEENEERIEEVPFQERDYKFDFTQTGVDTNAFPFNMYRKIINDVWQPHNNELLFLGHPQGEWSLREEIANYLYESRGVRCAASQIVLGAGTQILVKLLFQLLKGSNYAVENPGYHRKMVVFEQGEEKVQMLSLDRDGICMADLENSDANIVFVTPSHQFPCGMIMPITRRMQLLQWAKKEEGRYIIEDDYDSEFRYSGKPIPALQGLDTDGKVIYMGTLSKALLPSLRMSYMVLPKKLIKKYQQQYLFYTQSVSRMDQEVIRRFLNEGYWEKHIHKMRVVYRKKRDRLVFELEKYFSNRVEVIGEDSGLHILLKVHNGMREKELIKEAAKHSIKIYPVSTYYKDGTAPENIVLLGFAILSEEEIAKAIQLLNKAWFIKK from the coding sequence ATGTTAGAATTAACGCCTAATTTAAATATGAATAGTAAGAAGGCATTGTATGTGCAGTTGTATGAGTATATAAAAAAAGAAATTAAAAATGGAACGATTCTATCTTTTACGAAGTTACCGGCTAAGCGAAAGTTAGCAACACATTTACAAGTAAGTAAAAATACAGTAGAGGCAGCTTACGAGCAATTACTTGCAGAAGGTTATATTGAATCAATTTCGAGAAAAGGTTATTTTGTATGTAAGATTGAGCAAATGGTTCATGTAGAAGAAAACGAAGAGAGAATAGAAGAAGTACCCTTTCAGGAGAGGGATTATAAATTTGATTTCACACAAACAGGAGTCGATACAAATGCTTTTCCGTTCAACATGTATCGGAAAATTATAAATGATGTATGGCAGCCTCATAATAATGAGTTGCTCTTTCTTGGTCACCCACAAGGAGAATGGAGCTTAAGAGAAGAAATTGCGAACTATTTGTATGAATCTAGAGGTGTGCGTTGTGCAGCTAGTCAAATCGTATTAGGAGCGGGAACACAAATATTAGTGAAATTACTGTTTCAATTATTAAAAGGAAGTAATTATGCAGTTGAAAACCCAGGTTATCATAGGAAAATGGTTGTTTTTGAACAGGGAGAAGAGAAGGTTCAAATGTTGTCTTTAGACAGGGACGGAATTTGTATGGCAGATTTAGAAAATAGCGATGCAAATATTGTATTTGTAACTCCATCCCATCAATTCCCATGCGGAATGATTATGCCTATCACGAGAAGGATGCAGCTTTTACAATGGGCGAAGAAAGAAGAAGGTAGGTATATTATTGAAGATGATTACGATAGTGAATTTCGCTATTCGGGAAAACCTATACCGGCACTGCAAGGGTTAGATACAGACGGGAAAGTTATTTATATGGGGACGCTATCGAAAGCATTGTTGCCATCATTACGGATGAGCTATATGGTGTTACCAAAGAAATTGATTAAAAAGTATCAACAACAATATTTATTTTATACACAAAGTGTTTCAAGAATGGACCAAGAAGTGATTAGAAGGTTTTTAAATGAAGGATATTGGGAAAAACATATTCATAAAATGCGTGTCGTCTATCGAAAGAAGAGAGATCGACTTGTTTTTGAACTAGAAAAGTACTTCTCAAATCGTGTTGAAGTGATAGGAGAAGATTCAGGATTGCACATTTTATTAAAGGTGCATAATGGAATGCGGGAAAAAGAATTAATTAAAGAAGCTGCGAAACATAGTATCAAAATATACCCTGTGTCTACGTACTATAAAGACGGTACTGCACCTGAAAATATAGTACTACTTGGATTTGCGATTTTATCAGAAGAAGAAATTGCGAAAGCGATTCAATTATTAAATAAGGCATGGTTTATAAAAAAGTAA
- a CDS encoding GNAT family N-acetyltransferase, with protein MDIHVLTKDEAEIYLELRVEGLKQNPEAFSSSYEDIINKECAIEYKAQKLAQDENYTLGAFKDGKLIGVATLETKPYVKQEHKAKIGSVYVSPKARGLGAGKALIKECLELAKSLDVEQVMLDVVVGNDGAKKLYESLGFKTFGVQERSLKYNGQYWDEEHMVLFLDENK; from the coding sequence TTGGATATCCATGTATTAACAAAAGACGAAGCAGAAATTTACTTAGAACTTCGCGTAGAAGGATTAAAGCAAAACCCTGAAGCTTTCAGCTCTTCTTATGAAGATATTATTAATAAAGAGTGTGCTATTGAATATAAAGCACAAAAACTAGCACAAGACGAAAACTATACACTAGGTGCATTTAAAGACGGAAAATTAATCGGAGTTGCTACACTGGAAACGAAACCATATGTAAAACAAGAACATAAAGCAAAAATTGGTTCCGTATATGTGTCTCCAAAAGCACGCGGACTTGGAGCAGGAAAAGCACTTATTAAAGAATGTCTTGAGCTTGCTAAATCTTTAGACGTAGAACAAGTTATGCTTGATGTTGTTGTCGGAAACGATGGTGCGAAGAAACTTTATGAGTCATTAGGCTTTAAAACGTTTGGTGTACAAGAACGTTCACTGAAATATAACGGACAATATTGGGATGAAGAGCATATGGTCTTATTCCTAGATGAAAATAAATAA
- a CDS encoding HAMP domain-containing sensor histidine kinase, producing MSKLSLKIGTYFLILALCIETIAFVSFYKSISKMRITEETGALLEKGNRYRDKIVNRAKWNEYSKQKPNTERPKRPWYQEFTIEHAAEELIGSELIANTDTTIIITDKNGKIISTSEPVTKEMQKQLICKTKNIPQNGVIVEKNWKKSKFISTVSPLEITGFQGNLHMLLKTSFLENMLIKLMDQFLIISILTIILTTISVFVFSRVITEPLIKMKRATEKISKLNKPIQLGIKRNDELGSLAKTIEDLSSELTYMKKERNEFLASVAHELLTPLTYMKGYAKVAKRDSLTKEEREEYLQIIEDETDSVTDLVQDLFMLVQLEQHQFVIKKQTMLLQPFLERMVEKTKTTLTNKQMQLHVYCKNDLEVCIDERRMEQVMLNLLHNAYQHSPENTTITIRVLTEADYFTISVQDEGEGIPEEDIPHIFDRFYRVDKSRTRATGGKGIGLAVAKEIVELHNGSILVTSQLGVGTNFIIEIPFE from the coding sequence ATGAGTAAACTTTCACTTAAAATTGGGACATACTTTTTAATATTAGCTTTATGTATTGAAACAATTGCTTTCGTATCCTTTTACAAAAGTATTTCAAAAATGCGGATTACAGAAGAAACAGGTGCTCTATTAGAAAAAGGCAATCGGTATCGTGACAAAATTGTAAACCGCGCAAAATGGAATGAATATTCTAAACAAAAACCAAACACCGAACGACCTAAACGCCCTTGGTATCAAGAGTTCACTATCGAGCATGCAGCTGAAGAATTAATTGGCTCAGAATTAATTGCTAACACCGATACCACTATCATTATAACTGACAAGAACGGCAAAATTATTTCCACCTCAGAACCCGTAACAAAGGAAATGCAAAAACAACTTATTTGCAAAACGAAAAATATCCCCCAAAACGGGGTGATCGTAGAAAAAAACTGGAAAAAATCGAAATTCATCTCTACAGTAAGCCCACTTGAAATAACTGGATTTCAAGGTAACTTACATATGTTATTAAAGACATCTTTTTTAGAAAATATGTTAATTAAACTCATGGACCAATTTCTTATCATCAGTATTTTAACAATTATTTTAACAACGATTTCTGTTTTTGTTTTTTCTCGAGTTATTACAGAGCCGCTTATAAAAATGAAAAGAGCGACCGAAAAAATTTCAAAATTAAATAAGCCAATTCAATTAGGAATTAAACGAAATGATGAACTTGGAAGTTTAGCAAAAACGATTGAAGATTTATCGAGTGAACTTACGTATATGAAAAAAGAACGAAATGAATTCCTCGCTAGTGTTGCTCACGAATTATTAACTCCATTAACCTATATGAAAGGTTATGCAAAGGTAGCAAAGAGAGACTCTTTAACGAAAGAAGAACGCGAAGAATATTTACAAATCATTGAGGACGAAACGGATAGTGTAACCGATCTCGTACAAGATTTATTTATGCTTGTACAATTAGAACAACACCAATTTGTTATTAAAAAACAAACGATGCTTCTTCAACCATTTTTAGAAAGAATGGTTGAAAAAACAAAAACAACATTAACGAACAAACAAATGCAACTTCATGTATATTGTAAAAACGATTTAGAAGTTTGCATAGACGAAAGACGCATGGAACAAGTTATGTTAAATTTATTGCATAATGCTTATCAGCATTCACCAGAAAACACTACTATAACAATACGTGTACTAACGGAAGCAGATTATTTTACAATCAGTGTACAAGATGAAGGTGAAGGTATTCCAGAAGAAGATATCCCGCATATTTTCGATCGCTTTTACCGTGTTGATAAATCCAGAACAAGGGCTACTGGAGGAAAAGGTATCGGACTGGCTGTTGCAAAGGAAATTGTAGAATTGCATAACGGTTCCATTCTAGTAACAAGCCAATTAGGAGTGGGAACAAACTTTATAATCGAGATTCCTTTTGAATAA
- a CDS encoding response regulator transcription factor, with amino-acid sequence MVKILLVDDEERMLRLLDLFLSPRGYFCMKAKSGLEALELIQQKKFDIILLDVMMPNMDGWDTCYQIRQISNVPIIMLTARNQNYDMVKGLTMGADDYITKPFDEHVLVARIEAILRRTKKDGFVSFNGIEWDKTKHTVTVYDEKISLTPIEFSLLGLFLQNTNRAYSRDDLIEKIWGYETDIEYRTIDSHIRNIRDKLRKKGFPVEDYLETVYKVGYKWKSE; translated from the coding sequence ATGGTAAAAATTTTATTAGTAGACGATGAAGAACGTATGTTACGATTGCTAGATCTTTTCTTAAGCCCTCGCGGCTATTTTTGTATGAAAGCTAAATCTGGCCTTGAAGCGCTGGAATTAATCCAGCAAAAAAAATTCGATATTATTTTATTAGATGTTATGATGCCAAATATGGATGGATGGGATACTTGCTATCAAATCCGTCAAATTTCCAACGTTCCAATCATTATGCTAACAGCTCGTAATCAAAATTACGATATGGTTAAAGGCCTTACTATGGGAGCAGACGACTATATCACAAAACCATTTGATGAGCATGTATTAGTCGCACGAATTGAAGCTATATTACGCCGGACAAAGAAAGATGGCTTTGTTAGCTTCAATGGTATTGAGTGGGACAAAACGAAACATACTGTCACAGTGTATGACGAAAAAATCTCACTAACTCCTATCGAATTTTCATTACTTGGACTGTTTTTACAAAATACAAACCGTGCTTACAGCCGAGATGATTTAATCGAAAAAATTTGGGGCTATGAAACAGACATCGAATATAGAACGATTGATTCGCATATTCGCAATATCCGTGATAAATTACGTAAAAAAGGATTTCCAGTCGAGGATTATTTAGAAACCGTTTATAAAGTCGGATATAAATGGAAAAGTGAATAA
- a CDS encoding GNAT family N-acetyltransferase: MEIRLLTTEDAEIYLKVCMEGLTKNPEAFSSSYEDVLKHENPVAAMAKRLSNPDKYTLGVFNDNDLIGIATLETKPFIKQEHKAKIGSVFVSPKARGLGAGRALIKAIIENADKLHVEQLMLDVVVGNDAAKKLYESLGFQTYGVQERSLKHNGQYWDEEHMVLFLND; this comes from the coding sequence ATGGAAATTCGCTTATTAACAACAGAGGACGCAGAAATATATTTAAAAGTTTGTATGGAAGGTTTAACGAAGAACCCGGAAGCTTTTAGCTCTTCTTATGAAGATGTTCTTAAACATGAAAATCCTGTAGCTGCTATGGCAAAAAGATTAAGCAATCCCGATAAGTATACTCTAGGTGTCTTCAACGATAACGATTTGATTGGTATTGCTACTTTAGAAACAAAACCATTCATTAAACAAGAACATAAAGCAAAAATCGGCTCCGTTTTTGTTTCCCCAAAAGCACGTGGCCTTGGGGCAGGACGAGCTCTAATTAAAGCAATTATTGAAAATGCCGATAAATTACATGTAGAACAACTTATGCTCGATGTTGTAGTTGGTAACGATGCCGCAAAAAAACTATATGAGTCATTAGGTTTCCAAACTTACGGCGTGCAAGAACGTTCATTAAAGCACAACGGTCAATATTGGGACGAAGAACATATGGTTTTATTCTTAAATGATTAA
- the fdhD gene encoding formate dehydrogenase accessory sulfurtransferase FdhD → MEFTQETYTIVRYQSGSFSKQVDEIVTESPITIKLNGEEYVTVVCTPNYIEDMVVGFLISEGIISSYKDVEEIWVQKANGIVHVKSSKVNPLYQTLYNKRYITSCCGKGRQGFIFVNDAAKAKDLHDIHVKITPEECFYLMNALQQSSTTFRQTGGVHNTALCDRNNILISRMDIGRHNALDKIYGYCLRNDISVKGKIIAFSGRISSEILLKVSKIGCEIVLSKSAPTKLALQLAHDLGITVVGFIRNDSCNIYTHPKRIDGYQLNV, encoded by the coding sequence ATGGAGTTTACGCAAGAGACATATACGATTGTACGCTATCAATCTGGCTCATTTTCAAAACAAGTTGATGAGATTGTTACAGAATCTCCTATTACTATTAAATTAAATGGTGAAGAATACGTAACAGTTGTATGCACACCAAATTACATTGAAGATATGGTAGTTGGTTTTTTAATTTCTGAAGGAATTATTTCTTCCTATAAAGATGTTGAAGAAATATGGGTTCAAAAAGCGAACGGAATTGTCCATGTAAAATCATCAAAAGTGAATCCACTCTATCAAACTTTATATAATAAACGATACATCACTTCTTGCTGCGGAAAAGGTAGACAAGGTTTTATTTTCGTAAACGACGCCGCAAAAGCAAAAGATTTACATGATATACATGTAAAAATTACTCCTGAAGAATGCTTTTACTTAATGAATGCCTTACAACAATCTTCCACTACATTTCGCCAAACCGGCGGTGTTCACAATACTGCGCTATGTGATCGAAACAATATCCTTATATCAAGAATGGATATCGGAAGACATAACGCATTAGATAAAATATACGGCTATTGTTTACGTAATGATATATCTGTTAAAGGAAAAATTATCGCATTTAGCGGACGTATTTCATCTGAAATTTTACTCAAAGTTTCAAAAATCGGCTGTGAAATTGTTCTATCCAAATCCGCTCCAACAAAACTAGCCTTGCAACTTGCTCATGACTTAGGCATTACAGTCGTAGGATTTATTAGAAATGACTCTTGTAATATTTACACACATCCAAAACGAATTGATGGCTATCAATTGAATGTTTAA